The genomic window TTAATTTAGTAGGGCAAATTGACCCGGCGCGTATCAACGATTTAACCGGCGCTTTAAATCTATAAAAACGCGTCGCGCAAAACGAAAAAACACAACCTAAAGCGATGGAGGGCACGATGAAAATTCGAACAATTATATTTTTAGTAATAACGGCTTTTGCATGTGTAGCTTGTACAGGGTCTGGCTTGAATAAACAAACAGGCTACGCAGAACTCTCTTGGACACAGTTTAGCGGCTTAGATAAAGGGTTCAGCTTAAAGCTCGGCCCCAAGGCACTAAGTTTAATCCATTATGTTATGAAGCTAGATAACGGCCAAGACCCAGAGCTAGCCTTTTTACAACATATACAAGGCGTACAAGTTAAAAACTATAAAGTAGCCAACAATCAAGCACTCGCCAATAAACGTGTGGCCGCCGCTTACGAAAAGTTGATCGAACAAAATTGGCAAATAGCCGTATCCGCCAAAGAAGCCGACGGCGAACGTGTACATATACTAATTAAACACACCGACCAAACCAACACCACACTCGCAGGCCTATGCATACTCGCCCTAGATAACCAAGAAGTAGTATTTGTAAATGTAGTAGGGGACTTCGACGAAATGGCGTTAGCACAGGTAATGGCTTTATCGAATAAAGGGTAGAGCCTAAGGATTATTGTATTCGCTGTTAGCGCCTTTTTAATTGGCGCTTTTTTTAGTTTAAATAGTCTGCATCAACTTCAATTGCAAAAAATAGTTAGTAATCATATATTTTAGCGAATAAGCGCTGTAC from Saccharophagus degradans 2-40 includes these protein-coding regions:
- a CDS encoding DUF4252 domain-containing protein, producing MKIRTIIFLVITAFACVACTGSGLNKQTGYAELSWTQFSGLDKGFSLKLGPKALSLIHYVMKLDNGQDPELAFLQHIQGVQVKNYKVANNQALANKRVAAAYEKLIEQNWQIAVSAKEADGERVHILIKHTDQTNTTLAGLCILALDNQEVVFVNVVGDFDEMALAQVMALSNKG